The following coding sequences are from one Lolium rigidum isolate FL_2022 chromosome 6, APGP_CSIRO_Lrig_0.1, whole genome shotgun sequence window:
- the LOC124660031 gene encoding G-type lectin S-receptor-like serine/threonine-protein kinase At2g19130 — translation MEKASKRRSVFPSSFVLVLPFLINLVYPNCKFAYARDTLLPGQSFNSSQFLLSNNGIFKLGFNCPLQRDDIPSCTVGICFTKSLSCHHDYLTVWQPDSEDFDFDCDSVSVSLSDNGMLKIADSKSGYYMSDYHYMSAIAVLRDDGNLVLTDHRNSSLVHWQSFDYPNAILLPGMHLGFKFNSIIGKIPSLVYYLSENEYVTSYSLGLDATRRRGFIIQQNPNGLIFYGTFPSWINMHEDQDFGLTLNGKHTYLRLNRSGYVEFSTIEACGSVLWSAPERICDFDSYCGPYGLCTRSCSCICPAGFVSSPGSITTNGCLREGPMGCERWSSAHVDVAFHPIGHVYRFPKNSHISDARGMKECEISCRRDCNCTAFAYNVTCLLWFGELWNTGVLDSGSKGNLLYIRIANIQQEQQRPPPPQQRKSGFKAPLILIVMSVLVIIVISLIVLWRFRTKLFTSRNEYENESLVVFSFAQIKNSTKQFSEKLGEGGFGSVFKGTLPCSAVVAVKKLKGLGQGEKQFRAEVQTIGMINHTNLVRLLGFCADRKSRLLVYEYMEKGSLNSQLFSKGSAKLSWELRFDIAIGTARGLAYLHEECNDCIIHCDMKPDNVLLDAEFCPKIADFGMAKILGRDFSRALTTMRGTIGYLAPEWISGLPITHKADVYSYGMTLLEIISGRRNSEKIKEGKFTYFPFFAAVKVNEGDVMCLLDSRLEGDADVEQLSRACKTACWCIQDAEDHRPMMGQVVQILEDALAVEVPPVPRSLQIFVGMDD, via the coding sequence ATGGAGAAAGCAAGCAAGCGGAGGTCTGTGTTCCCGTCTTCCTTTGTTTTAGTACTCCCCTTCCTAATCAACCTTGTATATCCCAATTGCAAATTCGCATATGCAAGAGACACACTCCTTCCAGGACAATCTTTTAATTCTAGCCAGTTCCTGCTCTCAAATAATGGCATCTTCAAGTTGGGTTTCAACTGCCCGCTCCAGCGGGATGATATTCCATCTTGTACTGTTGGCATCTGTTTCACTAAATCACTGTCCTGCCATCATGATTATTTAACAGTTTGGCAACCTGATTCAGAGGATTTTGATTTTGATTGTGATTCCGTATCAGTTAGTCTCTCAGACAATGGCATGCTAAAGATAGCTGACAGCAAAAGCGGATATTATATGTCAGATTACCATTATATGTCTGCCATTGCGGTGCTTCGTGATGACGGAAATCTTGTATTAACAGACCATAGAAACAGTTCCCTGGTGCATTGGCAGAGTTTTGATTACCCCAATGCTATACTGCTCCCTGGAATGCACCTGGGGTTTAAATTCAATTCAATCATCGGCAAGATCCCTTCCCTTGTTTATTATCTCAGTGAGAATGAATATGTTACAAGTTATTCTCTGGGACTGGATGCAACAAGAAGGCGAGGTTTTATTATCCAGCAAAACCCCAACGGTTTGATTTTTTATGGTACTTTTCCTAGCTGGATAAACATGCATGAAGATCAAGATTTTGGGCTGACATTAAATGGCAAACATACATACCTGCGTTTAAATAGATCTGGCTATGTTGAATTCTCAACTATAGAGGCGTGTGGCTCGGTTTTATGGTCTGCTCCAGAACGTATATGCGACTTTGATTCGTACTGTGGACCTTATGGTCTATGCACAAGGTCATGCTCTTGCATATGTCCCGCTGGTTTTGTTTCGAGCCCAGGATCAATAACTACTAATGGTTGTTTGAGGGAGGGGCCTATGGGTTGTGAAAGATGGAGTTCAGCTCATGTAGATGTGGCCTTTCATCCAATAGGACATGTTTACAGATTCCCTAAGAATTCTCACATCTCAGATGCCAGAGGCATGAAAGAGTGTGAAATCTCTTGCAGACGGGACTGTAACTGTACTGCCTTTGCTTACAATGTAACATGCCTGTTATGGTTTGGGGAGTTATGGAACACAGGAGTGCTTGACTCTGGTTCAAAGGGGAATCTTTTGTACATCCGTATTGCCAATATACAACAAGAACAACaaagaccaccaccaccacagcaaCGAAAGTCAGGTTTTAAAGCTCCTCTCATTCTGATCGTAATGTCTGTGTTAGTCATCATTGTTATTAGTCTGATTGTTTTGTGGAGATTCAGAACAAAGTTATTCACATCAAGAAATGAGTATGAAAATGAAAGCCTTGTGGTTTTCTCATTTGCGCAAATAAAGAACTCAACAAAACAGTTCTCCGAGAAACTCGGAGAAGGTGGTTTCGGCTCTGTTTTCAAGGGGACATTGCCATGTTCCGCTGTAGTAGCTGTCAAGAAGCTAAAAGGCCTTGGACAAGGAGAGAAGCAGTTTCGAGCAGAGGTGCAGACCATTGGTATGATTAATCACACAAATCTTGTTCGTCTACTTGGATTCTGTGCTGATAGAAAAAGCAGGTTATTGGTGTATGAGTATATGGAAAAAGGTTCCTTAAACTCACAACTCTTTTCTAAGGGTTCTGCAAAGCTGAGCTGGGAACTGCGGTTCGATATAGCTATTGGAACAGCAAGAGGCTTGGCTTATTTGCATGAGGAGTGCAATGATTGCATCATACACTGTGATATGAAGCCGGATAATGTACTTCTTGATGCAGAGTTTTGTCCTAAGATTGCAGACTTCGGTATGGCGAAGATTCTTGGTCGAGATTTCAGCAGGGCCCTAACAACAATGCGAGGGACCATTGGATATCTTGCACCGGAGTGGATCTCAGGGTTGCCGATCACACATAAGGCTGATGTCTACAGCTACGGAATGACGCTTCTTGAAATCATATCAGGGCGAAGGAATTCGGAGAAAATTAAGGAAGGGAAGTTTACTTACTTTCCCTTCTTTGCTGCAGTCAAGGTGAATGAAGGAGATGTTATGTGCCTATTGGATAGTAGGTTGGAAGGTGATGCCGATGTGGAGCAGCTGAGCCGAGCTTGCAAAACTGCGTGCTGGTGCATTCAAGATGCTGAAGATCATAGGCCAATGATGGGGCAAGTTGTTCAAATACTAGAGGATGCTCTGGCTGTCGAAGTGCCTCCAGTTCCAAGGTCACTTCAAATTTTTGTGGGCATGGATGATTGA